In one Chitinophaga sancti genomic region, the following are encoded:
- the porV gene encoding type IX secretion system outer membrane channel protein PorV, giving the protein MQKISTLCIGVFACLVLPCVVQAQKNAQQTLNPGASFLMVNADARSSGTGDALTGLESDVNSQFANGAKLVFAGDMGIAASYSPWMWDLNNSNQRVNLGQLAAFKSFNDHTEAIGVSMRYFSHGTVTFRDQNGTEMQQYHPKEYAIDATYARKLGNRYSIAVGIRYVRSDLGQGNFNSLNQHPASAIAGDISLYYENYAKYDPSGNRFCWGISFSNLGSKLKYTDDGNRHAFLPMNLRIGGGYTFVNTPEHQFTVLADIQKLLIPTPPTYKTDSAGGITDQILKGRDPNRGIPEAIFTSFYDAPGGFSEEMREITAGGGLEYSYKHQLYIRTGYFYESPTKGWRQHFSCGIGLQIQGLSVDMAYIIPTGNSLYPRRSLKFTLAYNLGRFNRPE; this is encoded by the coding sequence ATGCAAAAAATCTCTACGCTATGTATAGGAGTCTTTGCCTGCCTGGTACTCCCCTGTGTGGTACAGGCGCAGAAGAACGCCCAACAAACACTTAATCCCGGCGCCTCTTTCCTGATGGTGAATGCTGATGCCCGCAGCTCCGGCACCGGCGACGCACTCACCGGACTTGAAAGCGATGTGAACTCACAGTTTGCCAACGGCGCTAAACTGGTATTCGCCGGCGATATGGGTATTGCTGCCTCTTATTCCCCCTGGATGTGGGATCTGAACAACAGCAACCAACGTGTTAACCTCGGTCAGCTCGCAGCCTTCAAATCATTCAATGATCACACTGAAGCCATCGGTGTAAGCATGCGGTATTTCTCGCATGGTACTGTCACCTTCAGAGATCAGAATGGTACAGAAATGCAGCAGTATCACCCCAAAGAATACGCGATTGATGCTACATATGCCCGCAAACTGGGCAACCGTTATTCCATCGCCGTCGGCATTCGCTACGTGCGCAGTGACCTGGGCCAGGGCAATTTTAATAGCCTGAACCAGCACCCCGCCAGCGCCATAGCCGGCGACATCTCGCTCTACTATGAGAACTATGCAAAGTATGACCCCTCCGGCAACCGCTTTTGCTGGGGTATCAGCTTTTCAAACCTGGGCAGTAAACTGAAATACACTGACGATGGCAATCGTCACGCCTTCCTGCCTATGAACCTGCGTATAGGCGGTGGCTACACATTCGTGAATACACCAGAGCACCAGTTCACCGTGCTGGCCGATATCCAGAAACTCCTCATTCCGACACCTCCTACTTACAAAACAGATTCTGCCGGTGGCATCACCGATCAGATCCTGAAAGGCAGAGATCCGAACAGGGGCATCCCGGAAGCCATCTTCACCTCTTTCTATGATGCACCTGGCGGCTTCTCCGAAGAGATGCGGGAGATCACGGCCGGCGGTGGATTAGAATATAGCTACAAACACCAGCTGTATATCCGTACGGGTTATTTCTATGAGTCGCCCACCAAGGGATGGCGTCAGCATTTTAGCTGCGGTATAGGGCTACAGATACAGGGGCTGAGTGTAGATATGGCTTATATCATCCCTACGGGCAATAGCCTCTACCCCCGTCGTTCGCTGAAGTTTACCCTCGCGTATAACTTAGGCAGGTTCAATAGACCAGAATAA
- a CDS encoding T9SS type A sorting domain-containing protein has product MHTLYKCMLALFLSTVAVTTAGAQVLNRQVTASSGGVGKVNDKDFQFTIGDLATTTLSKGALMITQGFQQPEELPPVDPGTKTVLNMILYPNPAATSVKIEFDMVAANAVYLMIINSSGQLVYKDSRQYGAGRIIITLPVGHFAAGIYTVRIQAGGYAFQDKLIIQ; this is encoded by the coding sequence ATGCACACACTTTACAAATGCATGCTGGCATTGTTCCTGTCCACAGTAGCCGTCACCACAGCCGGTGCACAAGTGCTGAACAGACAGGTCACCGCCAGCTCTGGAGGTGTTGGCAAGGTCAATGACAAAGACTTCCAGTTTACGATCGGAGACCTCGCAACCACCACTCTTTCCAAAGGCGCGCTGATGATCACCCAGGGCTTCCAGCAGCCGGAAGAACTACCTCCTGTTGACCCGGGTACGAAAACGGTCCTCAACATGATCCTGTACCCCAATCCCGCCGCAACCAGCGTGAAAATTGAGTTCGACATGGTGGCAGCCAATGCTGTCTATCTCATGATCATCAACAGTAGCGGACAACTGGTTTATAAAGACTCCCGGCAATACGGCGCTGGCAGGATTATCATCACACTCCCCGTCGGGCATTTCGCCGCAGGCATTTATACTGTACGCATTCAGGCCGGAGGCTACGCCTTCCAGGATAAGCTGATCATACAGTAA
- a CDS encoding PhnA domain-containing protein, which yields MSTTITPALKERSNGTCELCTSEDASLAFAVSPKNNDAIENEVAICKTCAAAMEDASAAMHWHCLAGSIWNAEPSVQALSYRLLYKHKDQEWAAEIINGVELDEAVSHWALSAFEVKEVHRDSNGTELQHGDTVVLTQGLNVKGANFMAPKGTIVRKIRLVSDNHEQIEGKINEQTIVILTKYVRKS from the coding sequence ATGAGTACGACTATTACGCCTGCTTTAAAAGAGCGCAGCAACGGCACCTGTGAGCTGTGCACCAGTGAAGACGCCTCGCTGGCCTTTGCAGTAAGCCCCAAAAACAATGATGCGATCGAAAATGAGGTAGCTATCTGCAAAACCTGCGCTGCCGCTATGGAAGATGCATCCGCCGCTATGCACTGGCATTGCCTGGCTGGTAGTATCTGGAACGCAGAACCAAGTGTGCAAGCCCTGAGCTATCGCCTGCTCTACAAACACAAAGATCAGGAATGGGCTGCAGAAATCATAAATGGTGTAGAACTGGATGAAGCTGTGAGCCACTGGGCACTGAGTGCTTTTGAAGTGAAAGAAGTTCACCGCGACAGCAACGGTACAGAATTACAGCATGGCGATACCGTAGTACTGACACAAGGCCTGAATGTGAAAGGTGCTAACTTCATGGCACCAAAAGGAACGATTGTACGTAAGATCAGGTTAGTATCAGACAATCACGAACAGATAGAAGGTAAGATCAATGAACAAACCATCGTGATCTTAACGAAGTATGTACGTAAATCTTAA
- a CDS encoding methylated-DNA--[protein]-cysteine S-methyltransferase produces MKTQEDINYNRIAEAIDYIRAHFREQPNLDAVAESVHLSPAHFQRMFTEWAGTSPKKFLQYISLEYAKGLLKESTIFDAAFETGLSSTSRLHDLFIAIEGMTPAEYKYGGRELVINYSFAESPFGSLIVASTVKGVCYMAFDADEVRALENLRAKFPNATFQRKLDLLQQNALFIFQHDWSKLPEIKLHLRGTAFQLKVWESLLKIPLGKLSTYGVIAANIGNPNASRAVGTAIGNNPVAYLIPCHRVIQSGGSIGGYMWGATRKTAIIGWEAAKADL; encoded by the coding sequence ATGAAAACACAGGAGGATATTAATTATAACCGGATTGCTGAAGCAATTGACTATATCAGGGCGCATTTCAGGGAACAACCGAACCTGGATGCGGTGGCGGAGAGTGTGCACCTGAGTCCAGCCCATTTTCAGCGGATGTTTACGGAATGGGCAGGTACCAGTCCGAAAAAGTTCCTGCAATACATCAGCCTGGAATATGCGAAAGGCTTGCTGAAGGAGTCTACGATCTTTGATGCGGCGTTTGAGACCGGGTTGTCCAGTACCAGCCGGTTGCACGATTTGTTTATTGCGATTGAGGGGATGACACCGGCGGAATATAAATATGGCGGAAGGGAGTTGGTGATTAATTACAGTTTTGCGGAAAGCCCGTTTGGGAGCCTGATTGTGGCATCTACAGTGAAGGGGGTGTGTTATATGGCTTTTGATGCAGATGAGGTGCGGGCATTGGAAAATTTGCGGGCGAAGTTTCCGAATGCGACTTTTCAGCGGAAGCTGGATTTGTTACAACAAAATGCGTTGTTTATTTTTCAGCATGACTGGAGTAAGTTGCCGGAGATTAAACTGCATTTGCGGGGAACAGCGTTTCAATTGAAGGTGTGGGAGAGTTTGTTAAAAATACCATTAGGAAAATTGTCTACTTATGGTGTTATTGCTGCTAATATAGGAAATCCCAATGCCAGCCGGGCGGTGGGCACTGCTATTGGGAATAACCCGGTGGCGTACCTGATTCCTTGTCACAGGGTGATACAATCCGGAGGTAGCATCGGTGGATACATGTGGGGGGCGACACGTAAGACGGCGATAATTGGATGGGAGGCGGCGAAGGCGGACTTGTAA
- a CDS encoding DUF4256 domain-containing protein yields MSTELIKILKARFEKHKNRHKGIEWAQVEAKLTASPKKLKVLAIMEETGGEPDVIAFDKKTGEYTFIDCAPESPKGRRSVCYDQQALDERKEAKPADSATEMAAAIGIELLTEEEYCALQELGEFDLKTSSWLVTPPAVRNLGGAIFGDRRYDRVFIYHNGAQSYYAARGFRGSLKV; encoded by the coding sequence ATGAGTACTGAACTGATAAAAATACTAAAAGCCCGTTTTGAAAAACATAAGAACCGCCACAAAGGAATAGAATGGGCACAGGTAGAAGCGAAGCTTACTGCCAGTCCGAAGAAATTAAAAGTACTCGCCATCATGGAAGAAACTGGTGGCGAACCGGATGTTATTGCATTTGATAAAAAAACAGGCGAATACACTTTTATAGATTGCGCTCCTGAAAGCCCCAAAGGTCGAAGAAGTGTTTGTTATGATCAGCAGGCGTTAGACGAAAGAAAAGAAGCCAAACCAGCAGATAGCGCTACTGAAATGGCGGCCGCCATTGGCATCGAACTCCTCACGGAAGAAGAGTATTGCGCATTGCAGGAGCTGGGAGAATTTGACCTGAAGACCTCCAGTTGGTTAGTAACTCCTCCTGCTGTCAGAAATCTGGGGGGTGCTATATTCGGGGATCGCAGGTACGACCGGGTATTCATTTATCACAACGGTGCACAATCTTACTATGCCGCACGCGGCTTCCGCGGCTCATTAAAAGTATAA
- a CDS encoding SRPBCC family protein — translation MELKTKIHAENGKQELTITREFELPVALLFKAYEDAEILAQWMSTKVVKLENRKYGSWQFDTSDDKGNIVFSASGVYHEFVPNKKITRTFEMGNAPFDVQLEFLEFEALDEDNSKLTMQIVYRSGALRDQMLKLPFKQGLNMAHNRLEEVVKKLK, via the coding sequence ATGGAACTGAAGACTAAAATTCACGCTGAAAACGGTAAACAGGAACTCACCATCACCCGGGAGTTCGAACTACCTGTAGCACTGCTCTTCAAAGCCTATGAAGATGCAGAGATCCTTGCTCAATGGATGAGTACAAAAGTTGTAAAACTGGAAAACAGGAAATACGGTAGCTGGCAGTTCGATACCAGCGATGACAAAGGCAATATCGTATTCTCTGCCAGTGGGGTGTATCACGAATTCGTACCAAATAAAAAGATCACACGCACCTTCGAAATGGGCAATGCCCCATTTGATGTACAACTGGAATTTCTTGAATTTGAAGCTTTGGATGAAGACAATAGCAAACTCACCATGCAGATCGTATACAGGTCTGGTGCGCTGCGGGACCAGATGCTGAAACTACCATTCAAACAAGGCCTGAACATGGCGCACAATCGTCTGGAAGAGGTGGTAAAGAAACTAAAATAG
- a CDS encoding ArsR/SmtB family transcription factor: protein MIIRRDVFQAIADPTRRAILMLLASQAMTAGSIASNFNTARPTVSKHLAILTECELLEQQQNGREIYYHLNPNKMKEIADFIEPFRKLWDDRFNKLEDIMKAYKPKK, encoded by the coding sequence ATGATTATCAGAAGAGACGTGTTCCAGGCCATCGCCGACCCTACCAGGAGGGCCATCCTCATGCTACTGGCCTCACAGGCCATGACCGCCGGCTCCATAGCCTCCAATTTCAATACGGCCCGTCCTACAGTATCCAAACACCTTGCTATCCTCACAGAATGCGAACTCCTGGAACAACAACAAAACGGAAGAGAAATTTACTATCATTTAAATCCAAATAAAATGAAAGAAATCGCCGATTTTATTGAACCCTTCCGTAAACTATGGGATGACAGGTTCAATAAACTCGAAGACATTATGAAAGCCTACAAACCCAAAAAATAA
- a CDS encoding sodium:solute symporter family transporter, whose amino-acid sequence MLQFDWFIVLLYFILVSLYGYWIYKRKKKAEASSADFFLAEGSLTWWAIGASLIASNISAEQMTGMSGSGFQLGLAISSYEWMAALTLIIVAVFFMPVYLKNKIFTMPQFLHQRYNSKVAIIMAVFWLLLYIVVNLLSILYLGAVAISGITGWDFTLCVFLLAIFSVFIALGGMKVVGYTSAIQVFFLVVSGFIALYISLNMIGGDGGMVKGFTILHGEAQDHFHMIFDKKSPFFADLPGISVLLGGMWIANLNYWGCNQYITQRALGASLPVARKGLLFAAFLKMLMPVIIVIPGIAIYYLYQHNMIDNSLINITKDGQVIADSNKAYPALLKLLPGGVKGVTVAAFAATVIASLAAKVNSISTIFTLDIYKKVYNPEASEQKLVNIGKIAIIVSTIIGILLTMKLGDMLMGEGKQGFQYIQEYTGFVSPGIFAMFLLGFFWKKSTSNAALFATIGGFIFSVILKFLPGMINLEALYTIGFAVPDVHGVYQIPFLDRMTMVFILCVIGMVVISLIENKRGVQANGLVIDAKMFKTSTGFAVGSLIIIGLLVALYMAFW is encoded by the coding sequence ATGTTACAATTTGACTGGTTTATAGTGCTCCTGTATTTTATATTGGTATCACTATACGGGTATTGGATCTATAAGCGTAAGAAAAAGGCAGAGGCCAGCTCTGCTGACTTTTTCCTGGCTGAAGGATCATTGACATGGTGGGCGATCGGGGCTTCTCTCATTGCTTCCAATATTTCTGCTGAGCAGATGACAGGGATGAGTGGTTCTGGTTTCCAACTGGGCCTGGCTATTTCCTCCTATGAATGGATGGCGGCGCTGACCCTTATTATAGTGGCGGTATTCTTTATGCCGGTGTACCTGAAGAACAAGATCTTTACGATGCCGCAATTCCTGCACCAGCGGTATAATAGCAAAGTGGCTATTATCATGGCGGTGTTCTGGTTATTGCTTTATATAGTTGTAAACCTGTTATCAATTTTATACCTGGGTGCAGTTGCTATTTCCGGTATTACGGGATGGGACTTCACGCTTTGTGTTTTCCTGCTGGCTATATTTTCAGTGTTTATTGCGCTGGGGGGTATGAAGGTGGTAGGATATACTTCCGCTATACAGGTGTTTTTCCTGGTAGTGAGCGGCTTTATAGCCCTGTATATTTCGCTTAATATGATTGGTGGCGATGGTGGTATGGTTAAGGGCTTTACCATTTTACACGGGGAGGCACAGGACCATTTCCACATGATATTCGATAAGAAAAGTCCGTTTTTTGCCGACCTGCCGGGCATCAGTGTATTGCTGGGAGGTATGTGGATTGCGAACCTGAACTATTGGGGATGTAACCAGTATATTACACAACGTGCGCTGGGAGCTAGTTTGCCTGTGGCCAGGAAAGGCCTGCTGTTTGCTGCCTTCCTGAAAATGTTGATGCCTGTGATCATTGTTATTCCTGGTATAGCTATATATTACCTGTATCAGCATAATATGATTGACAATTCCCTGATCAATATTACCAAAGACGGACAGGTGATTGCGGACAGCAACAAAGCTTACCCAGCCTTGCTGAAACTGTTGCCTGGAGGGGTGAAAGGAGTTACAGTAGCTGCCTTCGCTGCTACGGTGATCGCTTCACTGGCTGCAAAGGTGAATAGTATCAGTACCATCTTTACGCTGGATATTTATAAGAAAGTATACAATCCTGAAGCCAGCGAACAAAAACTGGTGAACATCGGAAAGATAGCAATCATCGTATCTACCATCATTGGTATCCTGCTTACAATGAAACTGGGCGATATGCTGATGGGTGAAGGTAAACAGGGATTCCAGTACATCCAGGAATATACAGGCTTTGTGTCACCGGGTATCTTTGCCATGTTCCTGCTTGGATTTTTCTGGAAGAAAAGTACTTCCAATGCAGCGCTGTTTGCGACCATTGGTGGGTTTATTTTCTCCGTTATCCTCAAGTTCCTGCCTGGCATGATCAACCTTGAAGCATTATATACTATTGGGTTTGCAGTGCCTGATGTACATGGTGTGTACCAGATACCTTTCCTGGATAGAATGACGATGGTGTTTATCCTTTGCGTGATAGGTATGGTGGTTATCAGTCTTATCGAAAACAAAAGAGGTGTTCAGGCAAACGGCCTGGTGATCGATGCCAAGATGTTCAAAACATCTACAGGTTTTGCTGTGGGTTCACTGATCATCATTGGTCTGCTGGTAGCGTTATATATGGCTTTCTGGTAG